One Aethina tumida isolate Nest 87 chromosome 5, icAetTumi1.1, whole genome shotgun sequence genomic window carries:
- the LOC109597192 gene encoding uncharacterized protein LOC109597192, producing the protein MESLQDALDDPEILGQMACAFDIFVTIYFTIIAVMAFKSEDRENVNIDTYIHSLGFSSALFMYSYLIADSYIWLAGVVGIALYGISVVISLIGLESKKVSLTNLAITSLLVGSLIGGTLYMSQSWSSEDVNTSYSIGLLTLACVRATAELPKLIKALKGMQSSDSRIKIIGNLLKAITEIFWLIYFLAKKDYYTMAMCGIVSTLFASKLFLGLFGHE; encoded by the exons ATGGAATCTTTACAAGACGCACTGGATGATCCTGAAATTTTGGGTCAAATGGCGTGTGCATTTGACATCTTTGTAACTATTTACTTCACTATAATTGCTGTTATGGCCTTCAAATCTGAAGATAGGGAAAACGTGAACATTGATACTTATATACATTCTCTAGGATT ttCTTCAGCGCTATTTATGTATTCTTACCTTATCGCTGACTCTTATATATGGCTTGCGGGTGTTGTAGGAATCGCTCTGTATGGCATATCCGTGGTGATTTCTTTAATAGGCTTGGAATCCAAGAAAGTCAGTCTGACAAATTTAGCCATAACATCTCTATTAGTAGGATCTTTGATTGGTGGTACCTTATATATGTCGCAGTCTTGGTCAAGTGAAGATGTGAATACATCATACAGTATAGGGTTACTCACTTTGGCATGTGTACGGGCTACTGCAGAATTGCCGAAACTT ATCAAGGCATTAAAGGGCATGCAGTCAAGCGATAGTCGCATAAAAATCATAGGAAACCTTTTAAAAGctattactgaaattttttggctaatatattttctagcTAAGAAGGATTATTATACGATG GCAATGTGTGGCATTGTGTCTACATTATTCGCCTCGAAACTCTTCTTAGGACTTTTCG GGCATGAATAG
- the LOC109597197 gene encoding sugar transporter SWEET1, translating into MMGALESLSETLQPYKDNVGLVASVVTIGQFFTGGFICKDIYKQKSTKGIAAIPFIGGLVIGVLMLKYALLLNDPAMLQVNLAAIILNVIYLLFYCCYSQDLGKEVFKPLSIGVALVAVFMGYANVESEENLEFRFGLAVTVLMLLLIGSPLLDVARYIQEKDASSIPFPMTLMGAIVSFLWFVYGIILLNYFMIVQNLIGFALCMVQLILIFLYPGSPEKKSDNPKCNPLISCKAVCSPRSNQRICSCEKDNK; encoded by the exons ATGATGGGCGCTCTGGAATCCCTATCAGAAACTTTGCAGCCCTACAAAGACAATGTAGGGCTGGTAGCCAGTGTTGTAACCATTGGACAATTCTTCACTGGAGGATTCATATGCAAGGATATCTACAAACAGAAGAGTACCAAGGGAATAGCAGCAATTCCCTTTATTGGTGGTCTAGTCAT cgGTGTATTGATGTTGAAGTATGCTTTATTGCTAAACGACCCTGCTATGTTGCAAGTCAACTTGGCGGCGATTATTTTAAACGTAATATACTTACTGTTCTATTGCTGCTACTCTCAAGACCTCGGCAAGGAGGTTTTTAAACCATTAAGCATAGGTGTTGCTCTGGTAGCTGTTTTTATGGGATATGCCAATGTGGAAAGTGAAGAAAATCTTGAGTTCAGATTTGGACTGGCTGTGACTGTTCTTATGTTATTGTTGATAGGATCTCCTTTGTTAGATGTG GCAAGATATATACAGGAGAAAGATGCTTCCAGTATTCCATTCCCCATGACATTGATGGGTGCTATAGTCTCCTTCTTGTGGTTCGTTTATGGAATTATATTACTGAATTACTTCATGATT gtACAAAATCTAATTGGTTTTGCATTATGTATGGTGCAGTTGAtcctgatttttttatatccagGATCCCCAGAGAAgaagagtgataacccaaaaT GTAATCCACTGATAAGTTGCAAAGCTGTCTGTAGCCCTAGATCGAATCAACGCATTTGCAGCTGTGAAAAGGAcaataaatag
- the LOC109597202 gene encoding huntingtin, producing MATQDKLQKSLEALKNISDANQTDGSKKKDKVYHCHILTEAISNPSIKTAPNFQYLLSLTIEALLKLCDDPESDIRMTSEECLNKIIRASSNGSIWKIQIELHKEIKRNGPARSLRASLWRFAQLAHLIRPLKGKAYVDNLFPNLCKVIERPEEQIHETLANSISKIMKNLGSFASDNEIKSLLVAFLANITHPQSAVIRRATANSILHVCLNCRKPFKFVTYCLNNILDLLIPVNENVSTTTILGVLNSLKVLLPHFNSENISNDYNGLQTKEKDLVSCTEKQLMIYELCLYYLPNKDHNIVNASLETLNVLLQNCNAEVKEVLLSKNGPIKNRIYSLQASSMMKLRSPSQLSVATNITSGEENVFGESELTDTMQSDIERWIDESKLSVMNITYAKTKESVEKSMSLDTTSNLRSSDSVDDIDLGSLSKLGDSYSGTLKSQSICDNLDRLTISENSSEKSSCTDEKLLNTDTEVSKIDIGEYLDKNESILYCSKLIAKSFLLSGSPGQLLSDKTARVSVKSLALTCLASIVKLYPNVLLQYLDKNGKISNVVGPQDMSDLLLYADHSDPQLRGVVRMIIGNFIKAVFIENNGNYGGWITSNSCVENRAPFQIDKLIQIIVKGLEDESANCTRQTLTSLNVVLEGIIESRECKSVIPILRVLPILSKNPYWLVKVGLCELVSNLPYVTIHHVLGDGTFQSKVVYNILIEMLEDNDQRVRTAVANCVVDIIPHLYDEHFQTEESTTITKAILYRNVYLTNLKFIENDKNLNRKHFIENMPFPFKQVSEKGCDRIEFALSNIVNKLYKLILTSTSKYLIHGCIETLCLLSIKYPSTVYTKAWVVPKSVDVSGEQKVLPDLLNLCNGFLQSSTTVYDLMCHLNLLELTSNLLAGQSAIFLRPIPDPESTTRLWDMFENTNFSDTCEIFFSHIIKLLNIFHHVINDLVPAMSQSKPVLPSLPSASNLSPIKRRKSDLDKKMLINTAKSNEKEEKAEKSTKLCSIASFAHLPHYLKIYEVLKSAYSNYKVSLDSDTCERFLEIMRKILNSLSILMEIGSLTEFGRIADELLTYLRSTFSLDPTSTVANVQQMLKCLFATNLTANITEILNTKKKDDEESEEDEGVGFYYHLAHKPYNELSSCINSLNTMNKIECDTDNTLMGYLHRKDVKQSCTFSRSNDKILANYIRIFEPMVIKSLKQYTVTSDVKLQCQVLQLLSQLVQLRVNYCLLDSEQVFIGFVLKQFEYIEEGQIPLPEELIPKIFQFLVQLSYSKQHSKCIIGVPKIIQLCDGLLASGQPPLTHCIPALHPIVEDIFLTRNKSNTSDMKELETTREVVLAILLKLAEYHEVIDLLVLILEDSKFCADDPEKWQRWSEQIVNAVLPMLKQNKLRLDNSKAFNSMRKFVFAVNPNALKPVDSFIVMLFQEPPLGDNDLYYRWLSKIIILLLVLSTLKEDQLISKISRLKGDFSPSSIFEKVVMVADPLNVTNCSDIFEHLAPEVIFIRFIFRVIEITSEECLALVKNQGKSFLVEQFSTFLMYCLHIFQSGTHCKITNVALKIINQNIPFEGETNQLEKINRTFLKISMFYPTLTFQWCYLLTLWNYKNTTFWSKVMGTEERTEFKNICINLEIAKTGAVIVFCDYLIENQSDTSQLNCVLNNVQLLVKLYKESPVSEFITSLHRKALTSELLIEALAKLCHEIDDPLYTHTLLKCIKSVHPSQDGKVLHLLITRLLKNQDVIISRNVVYLASRKVDVLLTLGVDEVNAQLPRERLVEIKNFLITKSLIKKHEALVSLLNKLSSQFYDLSPIEFDQRRVVNPADIKQLNVDKKWFLTQIQGRYSESRLGMETAELLNKLEYSEVLSFMSSADFNKMCIKDCILLSLRDFNIKKLSQEPDLLKASTDCLLKDITGIISRLPKPHHVYHPVDRETTSSEVTYSSQMTEVFKNKDFSKQLHSITPSVSFYIASVLKFPKLTIPNNSYEDILKFAVISLESINFLLSTQRNSLNINVIHSSLQCAMLIFKENHLSGILGLESQITWLSSAVNSVYKLVTFLLINKEPLPSMPKFSLKLSLENMESCAAGHACYQLYILVSWLDKIKKNNVDIPKFLLDDIKNIIVSLSRMPVVNSYVLIPTRVWKTGWEPTMFGTFNTQVPPLPIELLQEIDILEEYIFRITLLGWTSRQQFEETWMCLLSVCNPMDNCEPDEVNDIVHGTSLAIKAITALLLKSLYFPNPANALNSELMHVSRNSLISDESTSVKKLKKIHNSMQQKFYESTNVYEGRHLVNVFDHKNFEKLTTRYGYGQMSIRYFLVATNIIEESSELDPATNAYECRVKMLEEHSLDLTSCLQFLLDYYSQIMKAEVLSHIRVLYEAVRSTVIISDLFTEKSQFSWMMNTFLELSKTHTNEDELIHQYIIVGLCKSASILMPDLEVFETIKKMLVQYLKSLFVTTRVSCLMGILYLLEGLKINNISIGGISDEMQLILPLVVEYVQSNLNATNSALKKSQDHTLLVWSIAFYLIENIDEMHMETNFVLNTLQTAFLVLKDKNSTINSAIVKGLERLIIVKKSIMAKIGKQVLKIALDYMKQENDSKAFLGTQLLITYMYTDCWKHLENARLENNQTSPDHLVQTIEKISAMFEKVKKGYDFEVKVLTSVLPDILNDFFAPSDILTKVIGEFLSPQQPHPKLLSRVVFEVFGSAIERDQLSLLQDWVVFSLSNFTQSFSIGLATWCLTCFFISASTNQWLRSVFPYIQTRVGRYEYEDRKMLCIAGSDFYRNLTNDKQKETFIENFKKVKDKPDMPYNDLLKSL from the exons ATGGCAACCCAAGACAAGCTACAAAAATCTTTAGAagcactaaaaaatattagtgatGCCAATCAAACTGATGGCTCAAA AAAAAAGGATAAAGTGTATCATTGTCACATTCTCACCGAAGCAATTTCTAATCCATCAATAAAAACAGCTCCCAATTTTCAATATCTTCTTAGTTTAACGATTGAAgctttactaaaattatgtgATGATCCAGAATCTGATATTCGAATGACCAGTGAAGaatgtctaaataaaataataagg GCATCAAGTAATGGAAGTATAtggaaaattcaaattgaattgcacaaagaaataaaaagaaatggaCCAGCAAGATCCCTTAGGGCTTCTCTATGGAGGTTTGCTCAACTGGCTCATTTAATCAGACCACTAAAAGGAAAAGCATATGTAGACAATTTGTTTCCAAATTTGTGCAAAGTTATAGAAAGACCTGAAGAACAAATTCATGAAACTCTAGCAAACAGTATATCGAAGATTATGAAAAACCTTGGTTCATTTGCTTCTGACAATGAAATTAag AGTCTTTTAGTAGCATTTCTTGCCAATATAACACATCCACAATCAGCAGTAATAAGAAGGGCAACTGCTAATTCCATTTTACATGTGTGTTTGAATTGTAGAAAACCATTCAAATTTGTCACCTACtgcttaaataatattttag ATCTTTTGATTCCAGTAAATGAGAATGTTAGTACTACCACAATATTAGGTGtacttaatagtttaaaagtgCTCCTACCACATTTTAAtagtgaaaatatttcaaatgacTATAATGGTCTTCAAACCAAAGAGAAAGATTTAGTTAGCTGTACTGAAAAGCAATTAATG atatatgaATTATGTCTGTACTATTTGCCCAATAAAGACCACAACATTGTCAATGCTTCACTAGaaacattaaatgttttacttcAAAACTGTAATGCAGAAGTTAAGGAAGTGCTGTTATCAAAAAATGGGCCAATTAAAAATCGTATTTATTCTTTACAAGCTTCTTCAATGATGAAACTAAGATCTCCAA gtcAATTGAGTGTAGCTACAAACATAACATCAGGAGAAGAGAATGTGTTTGGAGAATCTGAGCTGACAGACACAATGCAATCTGATATTGAAAGATGGATAgatgaatctaaattatcagTCATGAATATAACATATgcaaaaactaaagaatcagTTGAAAAAAGCATGTCATTAGATACAACTAGTAATTTAAGAAGTTCTGACTCTGTAGATGACATAGATTTAGGAAGTTTAAGTAAACTAGGTGACAGTTATTCAGGAACATTGAAGAGCCAAAGTATTTGCGACAATCTGGATAGACTGACGATTAGCGAGAACTCTTCGGAGAAAAGTTCCTGTACAgacgaaaaattattaaacacagACACTGAGGTTTCAAAAATTGACATTGGGGAATATCTGGATAAAAACGAAAGCATTTTATATTGTTCCAAATTGATAGCCAAGTCTTTTTTATTGAGTGGGTCACCTGGACAATTACTGTCAGATAAAACAGCAAGGGTTTCAGTGAAGTCCCTTGCTTTAACATGTCTAGCTTCCATTGTCAAGCTTTATCCAAACGTTCTGTTGCAATACTTGgacaaaaatggtaaaatttcTAATGTGGTTGGTCCTCAAGATATGTCTGATTTATTGTTGTATGCTGACCATTCTGATCCACAATTGAGGGGGGTTGTCAGGATGATAATtgggaattttattaaagcagtatttattgaaaacaacgGGAATTATGGGGGATGGATCACTAGTAATTCTTGTGTGGAGAATCGAGCTCCTTTCCAGATAGACAAACTCatacaaataattgtaaag GGTTTAGAAGACGAGTCGGCAAATTGCACTAGACAAACACTGACATCTTTAAATGTAGTGCTTGAAGGAATAATTGAATCTAGGGAATGTAAAAGTGTAATTCCAATATTGAGGGTTTTGCCAATACTCTCAAAAAATCCATATTGGCTAGTAAAG gtGGGTCTCTGTGAATTGGTATCAAACCTACCTTATGTCACAATACATCATGTGTTGGGCGATGGAACATTTCAAAGTAAGGttgtttacaatatattaattgaaatgttgGAGGATAATGATCAGCGAGTTCGGACAGCAGTCGCCAACTGCGTCGTgga tataatacCACATTTATATGATGAACACTTTCAAACTGAAGAATCAACGACGATCACCAAAGCTATTCTTTATAGGAACGTTTATTTAACTAATctgaaatttatagaaaacgataaaaatctaaatagaaagcattttattgaaaatatgccGTTTCCCTTCAAACAAGTTTCAGAAAAAGGCTGTGATAGAATAGAATTTGCTTTGTccaatatagtaaataaattatacaagttaattttaacttccacatccaaatatttaatt CATGGTTGTATAGAAACGTTATgtcttttatcaattaaatatcctagtaCCGTATATACGAAAGCCTGGGTCGTACCGAAATCCGTTGACGTCTCTGGGGAGCAAAAAGTACTTCCGGACTTGCTTAATTTATGTAACGGCTTTCTTCAAAGCTCGACCACTGTTTACGACCTTATGTGTCATTTAAACTTACTGGAATTAACGTCCAATCTTTTAGCCG GACAATCAGCTATTTTCTTAAGACCAATACCTGATCCGGAATCGACGACCCGCCTGTGGGACATGTTTGAAAATACGAATTTCTCCGACACTTGCGAAATATTTTTCTCCCACATCATTAAATTGCTTAACATTTTTCATCACGTAATAAACGACCTCGTACCCGCTATGTCGCAGTCAAAACCAGTCCTGCCTAGTCTCCCTTCCGCCAGCAATTTGTCGCCCATAAAACGAAGGAAGAGTGACCTGGACAAGAAAATGCTAATAAACACCGCAAAGAGCAACGAGAAAGAAGAAAAAGCGGAGAAGAGTACTAAGCTATGTTCCATAGCTTCGTTCGCACATCTGCCccattatctgaaaatatacgAGGTCTTAAAAAGTGCCTACTCAAATTATAAAGTGTCGTTGGATTCTGATACTTGCGAAcgatttttggaaataatgcgtaaaatcttaaatagcTTGTCCATTTTGATGGAAATTGGGAGTTTGACGGAATTTGGGAGAATTGCAGACGAACTGTTGACGTATCTACGCTCCACATTTTCACTGGATCCCACATCCACTGTGGCGAACGTTCAACAAATGCTTAAGTGTTTATTTGCTACTAACCTGACGGCCAACATTACGGAAATCTTAAATACCAAAAAGAAAGATGATGAG GAATCTGAAGAGGATGAAGGAGTTGGCTTCTATTATCATTTAGCACACAAACCGTATAACGAACTGTCGTCGTGTATTAACTCTTTAAatacaatgaataaaatagagTGCGACACCGACAATACTTTAATGGGGTACTTGCACAGAAAAGACGTTAAACAATCGTGCACGTTTTCCAGGAGCAACGATAAAATTTTAGCCAATTACATTAGAATCTTCGAGCCTATGGTCATTAAATCCTTGAAG caatACACAGTTACCAGTGATGTTAAACTACAGTGTCAAGTTCTACAGTTATTGAGCCAATTAGTGCAACTGAGAGTCAATTACTGTTTGCTCGATTCCGAACAGGTTTTTATAGGATtcgttttaaaacaatttgagtACATTGAGGAAGGACAAATTCC TTTGCCAGAAGAACTGATTCCAAAGATCTTCCAATTTTTGGTCCAACTGTCTTACAGCAAACAACACTCCAAATGTATTATTGGTGTGCCAAAGATAATCCAGCTGTGTGATGGCCTCTTGGCCAGCGGCCAGCCGCCACTTACGCACTGCATACCTGCATTACATCCAATTGTTGAAGACATATTCCTGACCAGAAACAAATCCAACACAAGCGACATGAAAGAATTGGAAACGACACGAGAAGTGGTGCTTGCGATACTGCTGAAACTAGCCGAGTACCATGAGGTTATAGATTTGTTGGTTTTGATTTTGGAAGACAGTAAATTTTGTGCCGACGATCCGGAGAAGTGGCAGAGATGGTCGGAACAGATAGTGAACGCCGTGCTTCCTATGTTAAAGCAGAACAAACTGAGGTTGGATAATTCAAAGGCGTTTAATTCGATGAGGAAGTTCGTCTTTGCAGTAAATCCTAACGCGTTAAAACCAGTAGATAGTTTTATTGTGATGCTGTTCCAAGAACCCCCACTGGGTGATAATGACTTGTACTATCGTTGGTTGTCAAAgatcattattttgttgttggtCCTTTCAACTTTGAAAGAAGACCAGTTAATTTCTAAGATATCACGACTTAAAGGTGACTTCTCACCGAGTAGTATTTTCGAGAAAGTTGTCATGGTTGCTGATCCATTAAACGTTACCAATtgctcagatatttttgaacatttgGCTCCTGAAGTTATATTCATTCGGTTCATTTTTCGTGTCATTGAGATAACTTCAGAAGAATGCTTGGCACTTGTAAAGAATCAGGGAAAGTCCTTTCTTGTGGAACAGTTCTCTACTTTTTTGATGTATTGTCTTCATATATTCCAATCTG gAACTCACTGTAAAATAACGAATGTGgccttaaaaataatcaaccaAAATATTCCATTTGAAGGAGAAACGAAtcaattggaaaaaattaatcgaaCGTTTTTGAAGATTTCGATGTTTTATCCCACTTTAACGTTTCAGTGGTGTTACCTTCTGACTCTATGGAACTACAAGAATACGACGTTTTGGTCCAAGGTTATGGGTACTGAAGAAAGGAC cgaattcaaaaatatttgcataaaCCTGGAAATAGCCAAAACTGGTGCTGTGATtgtattttgtgattatttg ATTGAAAATCAATCAGACACTAGTCAACTGAATTGTGTATTAAATAACGTTCAACTACTCGTGAAGTTATATAAGGAAAGTCCAGTTTCTGAATTTATAACCTCCCTTCATAGAAAAGCTCTAACGagtgaattgttaattgagGCATTGGCGAAACTGTGCCATGAAATTGATGAt ccTTTGTACACTCATACTCTGTTAAAGTGTATAAAAAGTGTCCATCCGTCACAAGATGGAAAAGTGTTACATTTGTTAATAACGAGGTTATTAAAAAACCAGGACGTTATTATTTCTAGAAATGTGGTCTATCTAGCCAGTCGTAAAGTCGACGTCTTATTAACTTTGGGAGTTGATGAGGTCAATGCTCAGTTACCCAGAGAAAGACTGGTAGAAATTAAGAACTTTCTAATAACTAAAAGCTTAATCAAAAA ACATGAGGCGTTAGTAAGCTTATTAAACAAGTTGTCGTCACAATTCTACGATCTAAGTCCTATAGAATTTGATCAACGCCGAGTAGTAAATCCGGCcgatataaaacaattaaacgtGGACAAGAAGTGGTTTCTGACTCAAATTCAGGGTAGATACAGCGAATCGAGACTTGGCATGGAGACGGCTGAATTGCTGAATAAACTAGAATATTCCGAGGTGCTCAGCTTTATGTCCAGTGCcgatttcaataaaatgtgcATAAAAGATTGCATCCTCCTCAGTCTCAGAGatttcaacattaaaaaattgtcgcAAGAGCCGGATTTACTTAAAGCCAGCACTGACTGCTTACTGAAAGATATTACCGGTATTATTAGTCGATTACCTAAGCCACATCAT gtttatCATCCGGTGGATCGTGAGACTACGTCGTCTGAGGTGACTTATTCAAGTCAAATGACGGAGGTGTTTAAGAACaaagatttttcaaaacaGCTACATTCCATTACTCCTTCTGTGTCATTTTATATTGCGTCAGTATTAAAGTTTCCTAAGTTAACAATACCTAACAATTCTTACGAAGACATCCTTAAATTTGCGGTAATTTCCCTTGAATCTATTAACTTTTTACTTAGCACCCAAAGGAACAGTTTGAATATCAATGTTATACACTCATCCCTCCAATGTGCAATGctgatttttaaagaaaaccaTTTAAGTGGAATTTTGGGGCTGGAAAGTCAGATTACATGGTTAAGTTCCGCCGTTAATAGCGTCTACAAGCTGGTAACTTTCTTGTTGATTAATAAAGAGCCTTTACCATCGATGCCAAAATTCAGTCTGAAGTTGTCTCTGGAAAACATGGAGTCTTGTGCGGCCGGCCATGCTTGTTATCAATTGTATATCTTGGTCAGTTGGttggataaaataaagaagaacAATGTTGATATtcccaaatttttattggacgacattaaaaatattatagtgtCTTTATCAAGGATGCCAGTGGTGAACTCTTATGTATTAATACCCACGAGGGTGTGGAAAACGGGTTGGGAACCCACAATGTTTGGCACCTTTAACACTCAGGTGCCTCCTCTACCTATAGAACTATTACAAGAAATAGACATACTTGAGGAATACATTTTCAg gaTAACGCTGTTAGGTTGGACTTCTCGTCAACAATTTGAGGAAACTTGGATGTGCCTGTTAAGCGTTTGTAACCCAATGGACAACTGCGAACCAGACGAAGTAAATGACATTGTACATGGTACTAGTTTGGCCATTAAAGCCATAACCGCTCTTTTGTTAAAAAGCTTATATTTTCCAAATCCGGCCAACGCCTTAAATTCAGAATTGATGCATGTTTCACGAAACAGTTTGATATCTGATGAAAGCACaag TGTCAAGAAGTTGAAAAAAATCCACAATAGCAtgcaacaaaaattttacgaAAGCACCAACGTTTATGAAGGGAGACATTTAGTTAACGTTTTTgaccataaaaattttgaaaaattgaccACACGGTACGGTTATGGTCAAATGTCCATAAGGTACTTTCTTGTTGCCACCAACATCATAGAGGAGTCCAGTGAATTGGATCCGGCAACAAATGCCTACGAGTGTCGTGTCAAAATGTTGGAAGAACATTCCTTGGACTTAACTTCCTGTCTTCAATTTTTGCTAGATTATTACTCACAAATAATGAAGGCAGAGGTTCTGTCACACATAAGGGTGTTGTACGAGGCCGTGCGTTCCACCGTAATAATTTCGGATCTTTTCACTGAAAAATCTCAGTTTTCGTGGATGATGAACACGTTTTTGGAACTGTCCAAGACCCACACTAACGAGGATGAATTAATACATCAATATATCATTGTGGGACTGTGTAAATCAGCCAGTATTCTTATGCCT GACTTAGAGGTGTTTGAAACTATTAAGAAGATGTTGGTGCAGTATCTTAAAAGCCTCTTTGTTACAACTAGAGTATCTTGTCTAATGGGTATTCTGTATTTGTTGgaaggtttaaaaataaataatataagtataGGAGGGATTTCAGATGAAATGCAATTAATACTACCATTAGTAGTTGAATACGTCCAAAGCAATTTAAACGCGACTAATAG tgcaTTGAAAAAATCTCAAGATCACACTCTCTTGGTATGGTCCATAGCATTTTAcctcattgaaaatattgatgaaatGCACATGGAgactaattttgttttgaacaCATTACAAACCGCATTTTTGGTTCTAAAAGACAAAAATAGTACGATTAACAGTGCTATAGTGAAG